Proteins from one Sabethes cyaneus chromosome 2, idSabCyanKW18_F2, whole genome shotgun sequence genomic window:
- the LOC128736951 gene encoding transmembrane protein 135-like has protein sequence MQVLSKLTSVPITCKEYVHPWTDSCGIASAEFLIVAVQDSFRIYSAVYMLSLAMRGRIPSLGELKRTIRGLIQSTAFLTMSAFSYSVFLCALRRLFGSYNFYTASYIPAYIAAFCSILVERPSRRGLLCLYVSNVATETGWNMLKARGLARSVPYGEILIFGLSTSILLYYYRLNRQKDYKDSMFDVFRFALGDSEVMKQNEDVAAESRRESRGRERCRRSATSYRLIQLVVRAYLNVISRIKSLKKHELCRHKHSCLYNTLSGGARMFSIGLGIQVIMKVLFQARRIIRRPALLKRAFLSKEILKLGMFLGGFTSLYKLSSCLLRHMTNSDKAIYAIPSGLIASVAFGYYADTTIALYIMWKMLQMTYNWGIEKGYVPKIPGFTMLLYSASTALLFHAATLEPLALRPSYWKFLYSISGGRIMVMDRNGFDVYGLGTSGQISATSKLCNTPPVLKFQI, from the exons ATGCAAGTGCTAAGTAAGCTCACTTCCGTCCCGATCACCTGCAAGGAATACGTCCACCCATGGACGGATTCGTGTGGCATCGCCTCGGCAGAGTTTCTAATCGTTGCCGTACAGGATAGCTTCCGTATCTATTCCGCTGTTTATATG CTCTCTTTGGCGATGCGTGGACGGATTCCTTCCCTCGGGGAGCTAAAACGAACAATCCGAGGTCTTATCCAATCAACGGCCTTCCTAACCATGTCCGCCTTCAGTTACTCTGTATTTCTGTGCGCTTTGCGTCGACTATTCGGTTCGTACAATTTTTACACGGCTTCATACATTCCGGCTTACATTGCGGCATTTTGCTCGATTCTGGTGGAAAGACCATCTCGGCGTGGACTGCTCTGTTTGTATGTGTCGAATGTAGCAACCGAAACTGGCTGGAATATGCTGAAGGCGCGTGGTCTGGCGCGATCTGTTCCATACGGAgagattttgatttttggatTATCTACCTCCATCCTGCTTTACTATTACCGACTGAATCGACAGAAGGACTATAAAGATTCCATGTTCGATGTATTTAGGTTTGCTCTTGGTGATAGTGAGGTGATGAAGCAGAATGAAGACGTTGCTGCTGAAAGTAGGCGAGAATCCAGAGGTAGAGAACGGTGTAGACGTTCTGCAACGTCATACAGGCTCATTCAATTGGTAGTACGAGCTTATTTGAATGTGATATCGAGGATCAAGTCACTTAAAAAGCACGAGTTGTGTCGACACAAGCATAGCTGCCTGTACAATACCCTCTCTGGCGGTGCACGGATGTTTTCGATTGGACTTGGAATTCAGGTTATAATGAAGGTGTTATTTCAAGCCCGGCGAATCATCAGACGGCCCGCGCTACTTAAACGAGCCTTTCTAAGCAAAGAGATCCTAAAGCTTGGCATGTTTCTAGGCGGATTTACATCACTTTATAAG CTGTCGTCCTGTTTGTTGCGACACATGACCAACAGTGATAAGGCGATTTATGCCATTCCTAGCGGACTGATTGCCAGTGTAGCATTTGGATATTACGCAGACACTACAATTGCATTATATATAATGTGGAAAATGTTACAG ATGACGTACAACTGGGGTATCGAGAAAGGCTATGTACCAAAGATTCCGGGTTTCACTATGCTTTTATACAGCGCCAGCACTGCCTTACTATTCCATGCAGCAACATTAGAACCGTTGGCCTTGCGGCCCAGCTACTGGAAGTTTCTGTACTCGATATCTGGTGGCAG AATCATGGTCATGGATAGAAATGGCTTCGACGTGTATGGACTAGGCACCAGTGGCCAAATCAGCGCAACTAGCAAACTGTGTAATACTCCACCAGTTCTAAAGTTTCAAATTTAG
- the LOC128736494 gene encoding pickpocket protein 19-like, with amino-acid sequence MAYQFPISKFLRRVLNESTLHGVFHLINPKSKLAEKIMWAVIIGLVVFCSFSLLTVFWYRYLTNPTVIALNRNYHEWNTTFPSITVCFHNRLNVTARDNLVKQMKPKNPEKFKNFLGLLAEANIFRLQTLMEFDEYSFLDLKATQNQITNFVDTKVMLDNGQEAGFKRVVTELGICYTFNSDITRFMSTDPSSSSDEYSHNDLIQVTMMERDIMASLENLTENGNIFYHGPFEVPSILKRLIVSASTSAFLTITFKPVIITADSTIENLYVQQRRCRFPYESNLVMFPRYYSHSLCLLDCRLRLFLKYCECVPFFYNLDVETPVCRIKQLRCIVQNLVTIRQSLSSCGCLKDCNTISFTLQSYVLFEWFNDPLIKWNMETPKVRYSRRIIYGFVDAMASTGGICGLFFGASVLTFVELVYSLLKHLLKLFTPKKNKTNTSQNKNFNNKIPVAKNVNNKVKFNKQVTLWY; translated from the exons ATGGCGTATCAGTTTCCTATTTCGAAGTTCCTACGTCGTGTATTAAACGAAAGCACCCTTCATGGCGTGTTCCATCTAATCAATCCAAAGAGTAAATTAGCAGAAAA AATTATGTGGGCAGTAATCATCGGTTTAGTCGTATTCTGCTCCTTTTCTCTTCTAACCGTTTTCTGGTACAGATATCTGACGAACCCGACGGTAATTGCACTCAACCGAAACTATCATGAATGGAATACAACATTCCCAAGCATAACGGTCTGCTTCCATAATCGACTGAATGTAACTGCTCGCGATAATTTGGTCAAACAAATGAAACCGAAAAATCCAGAGAAGTTTAAAAATTTCCTGGGACTGCTTGCGGAAGCAAACATCTTCCGACTGCAAACGCTAATGGAGTTCGACGAGTATAGTTTCTTAGATCTCAAAGCAACTCAGAATCAAATCACCAATTTCGTTGACACGAAAGTTATGCTAGACAACGGTCAAGAAGCTGGTTTCAAACGTGTAGTTACGGAATTAGGTATTTGTTACACATTTAATTCCGACATAACTCGTTTTATGTCTACAGATCCTTCAAGCTCAAGCGATGAATACTCGCATAATGATTTAATACAGGTCACCATGATGGAGAGAGATATTATGGCTTCGTTGGAAAACTTGACCGAAAATGGAAAT ATCTTTTACCATGGACCATTTGAAGTGCCATCGATTCTTAAACGTTTGATAGTATCTGCGTCGACGTCGGCCTTTCTAACCATTACCTTTAAACCAGTAATTATAACAGCTGATTCTACAATAGAAAATCTGTACGTACAGCAGCGTCGATGTCGATTTCCTTACGAATCCAATCTAGTGATGTTTCCACGGTACTACTCTCACAGTTTGTGTCTTCTGGACTGCCGATTGAGActatttttaaagtattgtgaATGtgtaccatttttttacaatcttGATG TGGAAACACCGGTTTGTCGTATCAAACAGCTACGCTGTATAGTACAAAATCTTG TCACTATTCGTCAATCTCTGTCATCATGCGGTTGTTTGAAAGATTGCAACACAATCAGTTTTACTCTGCAAAGTTATGTGCTATTCGAATGGTTTAATGATCCACTTATCAAATGGAACATGGAAACGCCAAAAGTACGTTACAGTAGACGAATCATCTATGGATTTGTTGATGCAATGG CTTCTACCGGAGGAATTTGCGGATTATTTTTTGGTGCAAGCGTTCTTACGTTCGTAGAGCTGGTTTATTCGTTACTGAAGCATCTGCTAAAATTGTTTACCCCGAAGAAGAACAAAACAAATACTAGccaaaataaaaacttcaacaatAAAATACCAGTAGCGAAGAATGTTAATAACaaagtaaaatttaataaacaaGTCACATTATGGtattga